The sequence GCCGGCGGTTGGTTTCCTGAAAGAATCACTAAGTCATCAGCTGTTAATGTATCAAATTGTGCTAGTAAGGCATTCGCTTCTTTGTCAGTGATTTTTGGACCTTGAGCGTTAATTTCAGTTTCTTGGTCGGATTTCAATTTGACGTTGATTCGGGTGTCGTCTTGCACCTGAGTAAATTGAGTATGAACTCCTTCTTTTATCAACCAATTTTGAATGAATTGGCCGGTAAAGCCACCTAAAAAACCTAATGTAGTAGTAGGCAGTTGAAGACTGTGCAGCACCCGTGATACATTGATGCCTTTTCCGCCAGGTAATTTTAAATCCCGCTTCATTCGGTTCAAATCGCCCATTTTAAAATCAGCGACTTCAACAATGTAATCAATAGAAGGGTTAAGAGTTACCGTATATATCATTTTGTGACCTCCTTAATAGATGTTTGAGAAAAATATTTTTTATATAAAGCATGATCCATAGCCTCAGTCACAATAGTGGCATCTTCTAGTTCACAAACTTTTACAAAATTAACTTTATTAAACTTCGTTTGATCGGCTAAAACAAATGTTTTAGCGCTGTGCAAATGAGCCTGTTTCTTTACGGCAGCTTCTTCGGAATCAGGGGTAGTATAACCGAATTCAACATCGATCCCATTCATTCCTAAAAAACACTTATTGAAACGATAGTCTCCCATTTGCTGAAGACTTGTAGTGCCAATAATCGCTTTCGTTGTCGCTTTGATTTTTCCGCCAAGCAAAATCGTTTCTGTTTGTTGGTCCGCCAGCAACGAAGCATGTTGAATACCATTGGTAACGACTCGAACGTTTTTGTCTTTTAAAAAAGGAATCAAGTAAATAGTTGTTGTCCCAGCATCCAAATAAATCGTATCATTTTCTTCAATGAAAGAAGCAGCTAATTCAGCAATCGCTTTTTTTTCTTGAACGTTTTTGAACGTTTTTTCAGTAGCGGACAATTCCTCATCTAAATGATAAACCCGTTTTGCTCCTCCATGTATCCGAATCAATTCGCCTGCTTCTTCTAATAATGCTAAGTCTCGTCGAATAGTAGATTCAGAACAATCTAGTGCTGTCATTAGGTCTTGCGACTTTACGAGTCCAGATTGTTTCAATTGCACGAGGATAAAGTTATGTCGTTCTTCCGTTAACATATCATCACTCCCATCGCCTTATAATACCATCAAAATCAACCAAAAACAATCAATTAACAAGCGGTTACACCTAATTGTAATAAAACTCTACAAGTGTTATACTTGTTATAGAGCAAGTATAAACATAAGGAAGAAGTGAGCTCA is a genomic window of Carnobacterium sp. CP1 containing:
- a CDS encoding DeoR/GlpR family DNA-binding transcription regulator is translated as MLTEERHNFILVQLKQSGLVKSQDLMTALDCSESTIRRDLALLEEAGELIRIHGGAKRVYHLDEELSATEKTFKNVQEKKAIAELAASFIEENDTIYLDAGTTTIYLIPFLKDKNVRVVTNGIQHASLLADQQTETILLGGKIKATTKAIIGTTSLQQMGDYRFNKCFLGMNGIDVEFGYTTPDSEEAAVKKQAHLHSAKTFVLADQTKFNKVNFVKVCELEDATIVTEAMDHALYKKYFSQTSIKEVTK